In Thermodesulfobacteriota bacterium, the genomic window CCCCAAGCAAGCAGGCATGGACCGTGCCATCCCCCAGTCGCGGCAAAACGGCGGGCCCGAACGCCTCGCGGGCTTGCCGGGGCACCGTCGGGTTGCCAAATCGAAACCGGCCCGCCATTTTCGTGACGGGCCGGTCGCCAGGACGAGCGCAGAAAAAGCCAAAGCCTGGGTCTAAGCTCCCAGGCCTCAGCAGTCGGCCTGCGCGGCGCGGGGCGCCTCCAGGCTCGTAGCCATAGATGCTCCCAGCGGCTCGAAGGTTACGCGGGGAGTTGCTTCCCTGTCCGGCTGCGGTTACGGCACTGCGGCGGCGGGCTCGCCTTCCTTCTTCCGCAGGGCGGGCGCCGCCCCCTCGACCGCGAGGGAGAGCTCCTCTCCCTCGACCCCCACCCGGACGGTGCCTCCGCCCTGGAGCCGGCCAAAGAGCAGCTCGTCGGCCAGGCGGCGCCGAATGGCCCGGTCGATCAGGCGGGCCATGGGCCGGGCGCCGTGCCGGCGGTCGTAGCCTCGCTCGGCCATCCAACGCCGGGCTTCCGGCGAGAGCGCCATCCCCACCCTGCGCTCGGCGAGCTGGTCGGCCAGCTCCGCCACCAGCTTGTCCACCACCCGCTCGATGACCTCCGCCGAGAGGTGAGCAAAGGGAATCCAGGCGTCGAGCCGATTGCGGAACTCCGGGGAGAAGGTGCGCTCGATGGCCTCCTTTTCCCCGTGGTGTCCGGCGGCCGTACCCCCGAAGCCGATCCTCTCGTGGGAGAGCTCCTGGGCCCCCGCGTTGGTGGTGAGGACCAGGACGATGTTTCGGAAGTCGGCCTTGCGCCCGTTGTTGTCGGTGAGCGTGGCGTGGTCCATCACCTGGAGGAGGATGCCGTAGATGTCGGGGTGCGCCTTCTCGATCTCGTCGAGCACGAGCACGGCGTACGGGTGCTTGAGGACCGCGTCGGTCAGGAGCCCCCCCTGGTCGAACCCCACGTAGCCCGGAGGGGCCCCGATGAGCCGGGAGACCGCGTGCTTCTCCATGTACTCGCTCATATCGAAGCGCAAGAGCTCGACTCCCAGGACCCGGGCGAGCTGACGGGCGAGCTCGGTCTTCCCCACCCCCGTGGGCCCCGAGAAGAGGAACGAGCCCACCGGCCGGTCGGGGCTCCCGAGCCCCGCGCGGGAGAGCTTGATGGCGGCCACCAGGCTCTCTACGGCCCCATCCTGACCAAAGACCACCTCTTTCAGGTCCTGCTCCAGGCTGGCGAGCCGCTCCCGGTCGGTGGTGGAGACGGTGCGGGGCGGCACCCGGGCCATCTTCGCCACCAGCGTCTCCACGTCCCGCGCCCGCACGGTCTTGCGGCTCGGGCGGGCAAGCCGGGCCGCGGCGCCCGACTCGTCCAGGACGTCGATGGCCTTGTCCGGGAGGTGGCGATCGGTCAGGTACTTGGCCGAGAGCTCCGCAGCGAGCTCCAGGGCGCGGTCGGCATAGCGCACCCCGTGGTGCTCCTCGTACCGGGACCGCAGCCCCTTGAGGATCTGCACGGTCTCGCCCACCGATGGCTCTCGGATCTCGATCTTCTGGAACCGGCGCGCGAGCGCTCGGTCTCGCTCCAATGCACTCTGGTACTCCTTGAAGGTCGTGGAGCCGATGCACCGCAGCCGCCCCTCG contains:
- the clpA gene encoding ATP-dependent Clp protease ATP-binding subunit ClpA, giving the protein MTITKELQVAFSTAVQEALERRHDLVSLEHVLLGMLQDPYAVEILRACGADVAELRRGLESYLGAVEAVPEGAKLEIEQTLAVTRVLQRAADHVLSAGKKEIDASDVLVAMYREVESQAVALLRAQGVTRIDLLHAISHGVPKPGEEPPEEEASEPEESEEPEGEGPEPQVPRPVRDPLAAFTANLVQRAAEGGIDPLIGRAAELERTVQVLCRRRKNNPVYVGEAGVGKTAVAEGLALAIHEGRVPEPLKGAELFALDMGAVIAGTKYRGEFEQRIKAVIEAISKRPNAILFIDEIHTIVGAGAVSGGTLDASNLLKPALAEGRLRCIGSTTFKEYQSALERDRALARRFQKIEIREPSVGETVQILKGLRSRYEEHHGVRYADRALELAAELSAKYLTDRHLPDKAIDVLDESGAAARLARPSRKTVRARDVETLVAKMARVPPRTVSTTDRERLASLEQDLKEVVFGQDGAVESLVAAIKLSRAGLGSPDRPVGSFLFSGPTGVGKTELARQLARVLGVELLRFDMSEYMEKHAVSRLIGAPPGYVGFDQGGLLTDAVLKHPYAVLVLDEIEKAHPDIYGILLQVMDHATLTDNNGRKADFRNIVLVLTTNAGAQELSHERIGFGGTAAGHHGEKEAIERTFSPEFRNRLDAWIPFAHLSAEVIERVVDKLVAELADQLAERRVGMALSPEARRWMAERGYDRRHGARPMARLIDRAIRRRLADELLFGRLQGGGTVRVGVEGEELSLAVEGAAPALRKKEGEPAAAVP